One genomic region from Anopheles bellator chromosome 2, idAnoBellAS_SP24_06.2, whole genome shotgun sequence encodes:
- the LOC131207024 gene encoding uncharacterized protein LOC131207024 produces the protein MRLTQPRPPSPQSVSSSTDQPRVPVGRVSPAASNYLLEALHRIRELQDELDFLQNDPYAEDTDEDDDEGDGQPEDVIGGQQAEAIGWAVCARETIQFLQREGIPADSPLLANLRQRLIGPDRRREEPTVPDGGLSC, from the exons ATGCGTCTAA CACAACCTCGGCCACCCTCGCCGCAATCCGTTTCGTCCAGCACCGACCAGCCTCGAGTGCCGGTGGGTCGAGTGAGCCCGGCCGCTTCGAACTATCTACTGGAAGCGCTCCACCGAATCCGTGAGCTGCAGGATGAGCTCGATTTCCTGCAGAACGATCCGTACGCCGAGGACacggacgaagacgacgatgagggCGACGGGCAGCCGGAGGATGTGATTGGCGGGCAGCAAGCGGAAGCCATCGGGTGGGCCGTCTGCGCCCGGGAGACGATCCAGTTCCTGCAGCGCGAAGGCATCCCGGCCGACAGCCCGCTGCTGGCGAACCTTCGCCAACGTCTCATCGGCCCCGACCGGCGGCGCGAGGAACCGACCGTACCCGACGGAGGACTATCCTGCTGA
- the LOC131207026 gene encoding neuropeptide CCHamide-2 receptor-like yields the protein MAAAQRYYYELNDSYTVELRQTEPEEYGPPLSTLLQDTTAYGFVRPEPDQTLVGESRIQKSIRLLADSFTPSPPPTWPSSGDAGTRGLPGLASDDLVVDEVNDYVPYEERPETYIVPVVFALIFIVGIVGNGTLVVIFLRHRAMRNIPNTYIFSLALADLLVILICVPLASMIYTLESWPWGGTLCRLTEFAEEISIGVSVFTLTALSADRYCAIVNPLRKLQTRPLTVIVAFLIWVLAIICAMPSAYMSDVVVIELPNKTIEYCSPFGPRTNDSNYSKYKTVLNSIVYYFLPLSIIGILYVLMAHRLHTSAREMPGENAGPQSRSQARARRHVARMVITFVAVFIVCFLPHHVVELWFHLNPRAEEDYDDFWHFFRITGFCLSFLNSCINPVALYCVSGVFRQHFHRYLCCRPMTVQRRIGLSSAGNACETSFVSTIRRSHNHSIRKSLSVQSVQGKR from the exons ATGGCGGCCGCCCAGCGGTACTACTACGAGCTGAACGATAGCTACACGGTCGAGCTGcgccaaacggaaccggaagagtACGGGCCGCCGCTGTCGACGCTGCTACAGGACACCACGGCGTACGGGTTCGTGCGGCCCGAACCGGACCAGACGCTGGTCGGCGAGAGCCGGATACAGAAGTCCATCCGGCTGCTCGCGGACTCGTtcacgccatcgccaccgccgacgtGGCCGTCATCGGGGGACGCTGGTACACGGGGGCTGCCGGGCCTGGCTTCCGATGACCTGGTGGTGGACGAGGTGAACGATTACGTGCCGTACGAGGAGCGCCCGGAAACGTACATCGTGCCCGTCGTCTTCGCgctcatcttcatcgtcggcatcgtcggcaACGGGACGCTGGTGGTGATCTTTCTGCGCCACCGGGCGATGCGCAACATTCCCAACAC ATACATATTCTCCCTGGCGCTGGCCGATCTACTGGTGATCCTGATCTGTGTACCGCTCGCCTCCATGATCTACACACTCGAGTCGTGGCCCTGGGGTGGAACACTCTGCCGGTTGACGGAGTTTGCCGAGGAAATCTCGATCGGAGTGTCGGTGTTCACGCTGACGGCCCTGTCCGCCGACCGGTACTGTGCCATCGTCAACCCACTGCGCAAGCTGCAGACGCGTCCGCTGACGGTGATTGTAGCGTTTCTGATCTGGGTGCTGGCCATCATCTGCGCGATGCCATCCGCCTACATGTCGGACGTCGTCGTGATCGAGCTGCCGAACAAAACCATCGAGTACTGCTCACCGTTTGGTCCGCGGACTAACGACTCCAACTACTCCAA GTATAAAACGGTCCTGAATTCGATCGTGTACTACTTCCTGCCACTGTCCATCATCGGCATCCTGTACGTGCTGATGGCCCACCGGCTGcacacgagcgcgcgcgagatgCCCGGCGAAAATGCCGGCCCCCAGAGCCGGTCGCAGGCGCGAGCCCGGCGCCACGTGGCCCGCATGGTCATCACCTTCGTGGCCGTGTTCATTGTGTGCTTCCTGCCGCACCACGTCGTCGAGCTGTGGTTTCACCTGAACCCGCGCGCCGAGGAGGATTACGATGACTTCTGGCACTTTTTCCGCATCACCGGCTTCTGTCTCAG CTTTCTGAACTCCTGCATCAACCCGGTGGCCCTGTACTGCGTGTCGGGCGTGTTCCGGCAGCACTTCCACCGCTACCTGTGCTGCCGGCCGATGACGGTCCAGCGCCGGATCGGTCTGTCCTCGGCCGGAAACGCGTGCGAGACGAGCTTCGTGTCGACGATCCGGCGTTCGCACAACCACAGCATCCGGAAGTCGCTCTCGGTGCAGAGCGTCCAGGGGAAGAGGTGA